The Schistocerca nitens isolate TAMUIC-IGC-003100 chromosome 2, iqSchNite1.1, whole genome shotgun sequence nucleotide sequence AAATAAACAAAATGCGCTTGCGCGAGCTTCGATGTAAAAAACACGCGTAAAATGAACACTAAAGACgttaatctgtgatgaaataattctaataaaaattttaattgcgaCTAGCAACGCTTCGTAGATACTATATTGCGTCACGCAAATAACGATAAAGCTGTGTCTTTGAAAATATCTTTAGTCGTGACCGGAAGTAATTAATTCCTTATCCTTATCAGATACTATTCGAATAGTGCCGTAGAAACCTTCCTTCAAGGCAACAACCTACTGCCTGTACTAATGTTATGTAGAGATATGTTATTTACAgaacaaaacataaaatcataaaattaccaTGGCTTCAAGATAGCCAGTATAGTTTTGTCACTCAAACATGTATTGCACTTATATAACTTTTCGGTTCAACTGATTGTCTGTGTTAGCATAGCAGTGCTGCACCATATGAAGAACCATAGTTACTACAGCTTCCTATTACAATGACTACTTGATTGAAAATTAGTTCTCAATTTAACGGATCttttttatctatatttttccCTTAAGACTTTCTCGGAAGTTATGATGAGAGGACAGGACTACGTTGGTGGTTTGACTGGACCAATCTAATGTCCCAAGAAAGCTGCCGGACgggctggtcgagcggttctaggcacttcagtctggaaccgcgcgaccgctacggtcgcaggttcgaatcctgcgtcgggcatgaatgtgagtaatgtccttcggttagttaggattaagtagttctaagttctaggggactgatgacctcggatgttgagtcccatagagctcagagctattttttgaaccAAGAAAGCTACTATTATACTGGCATGCGTATAACACAACTATAAAACTACTGGATTTATCTTACTTTGCGATGAGTTGCTTGCAGTACGATGTAATGCTATTTATGAAATTCAGTATAGACAGTAGGCTCTTTTGATTAGCGATGAACTTGAATAAACATGGGCCACACTGCTTTTATCATTAACTCGAAAAACCTTCTTGCGTCATGTACTACGCACATACACGTGCTCCCTCACTTATATCTTAGCTTCCCCCTTATTATAACACCAATTCCAGCACAATTTGTCATATCTGCCCCAAGACACATGTCTGTACCAAAACGCAGATTGGTCGCAACTCATCCCTCCGTGCATTCTTACGCCAACGATattattgttacatgaaatgtcTGACCCGTGTCATACAAATATAACATCCCTGTCATTTCCAGACTATTTACTACAACGACTTgacataattatttgttatttattctttcatcatATATTACAGTCTCATAaaatatcattgatgattaatttcacaAGTACATATAGTTGTAAAAATGGTTTTAAATTTATGAAGCCAAGTAGCTGGAAAATACGTGCTGCACGGTGTCGTAGTTTTACAAGCTATTAGTTAAGACCTGCACTTGTGAGCCATCAGTAAGGGAGGTGTTCAAAATGGAGTttggtattttctttgtgaaacagcaGGCATCAGTGTTCTGGTAGTTTCAGAGAAAAAACGATATCGCAAATGTTTTTCATAAGCTGTTCAAAATACATACCTGTTTTGTTAGAATTAACGTATATGCTGCACTTGAAATGAACTGTGAAGACGGTTTACACTATCACCAAGTACACGTGGTCTGAAAGTATGTATCTTAGACTTCATATCTTCGGGACATTTTGCTTATGTTTTCGTCAAAACTACCACCTCCCAAACTATGGGATACTTCTCTTATACTGTGTAAAGTGTGAACAGTTATAGCCATATCATAGCTCGCTGTCGTACCTTTGAAAATATCTTTCCGACCATcacttttgttccattaagagtgtTTTGTTGAACTATTTCTGCAGTGAGTTACCGAATAAAATCATAAATGAGGTCCGATATCCGGTATTCTCATACAATGTCCACTAAATGACatttcggaactgtatcgaatattGTTTGGAATATTTCAAGGAACGAGGCTTCGATGTGGGCGACATTGCCCATAATGTGATTCCTAGTTGATGAATATCACAAGACCTCTGTTTGCTGAATCAGTTTGGTTTTATATGGAGGAGACTTCCGCCCTCCAAAATGGTCATCAACCGTGGGTATAATAGGGGTTCATCTAATCTGCAACTACAACGAGTTAGGCATCCAATCATGTGTGCTTTTTTCGAGTCGCTCGGAATGCTTTGTCGCTCTTTAGACCTACGGTTAACTTCTGCTGTTACTGGAAAAAGTTGTGTATAGGACCTTAAAGACATCTTCTTAGATCCAGATACATTTCCACTACTGAGCGGTATTAGTTTCTACTGGTTCGATCAGTTACGTTAATGTCGACTAGCTGGGTCTTTTGAGACAATTCAACGAAACCTAAGTCTGTGGTGAATCAGATTCGGAAAAGCGAAATCAGTACTTCGACCTACTATTTAATAGCTATATGTATTTTGAGAGTTAGTGACTGGTTTTGGAATCCTTTTACACTTGAGAAGTAGAGCACCATGACGCTAAGCTGTGATACATACTGGAATGCGCACGCAACACTTCTTGTAGGAATGGTGAAAAGAGGACGCCAGCTTTAGTTATGCAACAAAAAAAGTTACTGCACCAGTTACGTTTTCCTGACAATAGTTTTCGCATTTTTATTTCACCTTAGTGTTGTTGGAAGCAACATGAGTTTTCGATCATTTGTCTGCGTGTGTGTAATTCAACGATTTTTCCCATGCGGTGGTCTGTTTCGTCCTCACtgcaattaaaaaaccagaaaatgTAAATCATAGAATATAATTTGAGCTATTCAAGGATAATATTTATGGAGTATCTTCTTACGCATTTCATACCGCCTTCAAAATACGGAGATCGAGTCAATTCACAACGTTTGTTTGTGCACATTGAACTGTAACGTAAGATGACACGTGCCTCTATGACATGTTTCGGTGTGCTGGCTGAAAAATTTTCTCATGCGTTACATTTCAAAcgtaaaaactataagaggtacttACAAACGTAAGATGTACTGCAATAATGAACAGCAACGAAAATTGCCCTACAAGTCACTAACTAAACAAGCTACTATCAAAGGGATTAAAGAAAGGTAAAGATAAGTACGAACAGGCACATAAAAAACAATATTAAACACTAAgtagcataaacaaaaaaaaaaaaactgggggaGAATCAAGTAAGAGAAGTACAAGAGCCCTAAAGTTACCATATTGAGATCTCATTCCAAAGAACAGAAGGAAACATGTCCAGTCATATTAAGAGCAAACTACAGACCCAACAGTGAGAGGATGTATTGTGTTCTTGGCAGATGCCATCGTACCGAAGAACATTTAACTGCATGGAGGGGTGGAGACGGTCCTTAAGCACAAATGCATAGTAGTTTAGATCGATTATGGCTTCCATTATGAAGAATCACCGACACGaatacattcctcagaccataacgctccctcactcATTGCAGGTTGTTTGCCTTGAGACGTTTCACGCCCTACACGCCACCCGCCTTATACCCGATCGAGCATAAAACGTCTTTCTCCTCAAACGGCCGCTCAAAGCAGGTCCGGTTCAGGTATTGGAGTGAAAATTgaagccttcgtcgccggtgatCAGCAGTCGACGTGAGCGTACGAATCTGGAACCTACTGTGGACAGCGGGAAACAACGACTTTCGCGGGATAATCGTTGagcagacactgctggtagccccgtgGTTCATCTGGGGCGTCTTTCCCTCAACTGTACCATGCCTGTtcatccgtacacatctccgcagctgtctctCACTTCTGTCATCTATGGTCAATGTTGCCCCACTGGTCATGCTGTCAGTTTTCGATAGTGCAGTTTTACCATGCACACTTCACTTTAAGCAGGGTGACaattgaacagtttacaaactgaggCGTGCATCCACTCTTTGCCTGAAAGGCAATAACCACACCCTTTTGGACGTAAGATAAAtagcttcgtttccgcattatgacaacgattgCACTGTCCCCCGCGGCTCCCTGATGATCTTTACATAGCCTCCAGCGTTAATACTGAGCCCTACCGTCATTGAGTGGTTATCTCGCGTTGAAGTCGAacaaaggcggtggtcacattccTGTGACGGAACCGTGTCTGTACTAGTATCTTGGACTTAACGTAGATAGTGAAATGACTCTGATGTCTCCCATCGTACAATATTCGGAACATCACAAGAAGTTATGTGAGATGCTCCATGCAAGGCTTTCACTTCTTTGCCTCTCAGTTTAGTTTGAatgtaacagaaaaacaaacaaatatcTGACTAGCCTTCAGTGTGGCAGAGCCTTACTAAAAAGGCAAACCTTCCCAAATATAAGTGAGGCAAGAACTAATATTGTCAATTTAATTATGAGATAATAACAATCCAACAAGAACTTGAAAGACCACTGTAATCGTATATTGGAACACGAAATTAATAACGAGAACTTGTCCGACATGAGCATAGCGTGTATGTCGCTGTTGAttcgttcttttttattttgtgggACGAGTGGACAGTTCAAGTAACACATATATAGCATACAGTAGTGTTGCAGTGCTAAGTGGGAGAGTTTCATTAACATACATTAGACGAAATAGCCATCTGTAATTACGTTCACTGACTTTTACAGCACTGGTAGCAGTGGCGGAGGTCCACGGACAACCAGAAGAGGCGACCACCGCCAACATCGGGAATGAGACTCTAAGCACCGGCAATATCACAGCTGAGAGTAGATTTCTGGGGAGGTCGTCCTACACGGAAGATGACGATTATACCATTTGTGTCGCAGCAGACAACAAGTTCTACCTGTATGCTAATTCGGTGAAGCTGTATTCTTGCTACAACCAACTACCGAAAGGTAAGTTACTTCAAACAGAATTGTTTTCTGTTCAAAATTGACAAGATGAAACCAGTTTGTTCAGCATAAAAATTCGCGAATGGTCCCACAGCGAAAGTGAAAAtattagtgaaataaaatcatcaaggAACAGTTGCTACCCTTGCCTCACCAAAATTACGAAAATGCAACTCTTCATGATTCTCCACCAAAACCATTCAGAGCAATTTGCTGTGCATGTTTAGTCCACCTTTTATAGTCATTTTCTTGCCCCTTAAAACTGCTGCATGTTTTTCACTACACACCCTTGAATTCTTTTAGGAGGATTATGTCGTGTAACGCGACATGAAGTACGCAGTGGGCCATAGTTTCAACATTTTACGAAAAGATATTTTAACAGGCGACGGAAGTTGCCACAAGTGCCGCGGTCTGTAGCGTGTGGTTAATTTTCATAGTGAATGTGTTGGCAGTGAAGTACACACACCTATACTAAGCTTAACACTATAAACCGATAGGcaacgtacacttttcttcatacccTGTAGAATGCCGACAACTGGATTAGTGTGTGTAAACAATACCCGTCATACGCTTAGGAACAAGTAGAAATAGTCTTGCAAGTTTAAAGAAGTTAAAAATTTAACGACTCGTTGACATAGAGATGAAGAATTAGGTGAACTGGGCAATGATAAGTGAACGTACTGGACTACATCTTATCGGAAACATCATGTTGGCATTAAATTAGGGCACAGATTCATTCATTGTCTTAGTGAGACATCTGCAATGTAATATCATGCCGAAATACGGTATATGTTACTTATAGGCGATGACACACTGTACTAGCAATCAACCGTATAACCATTGCAAAAAATTTCCCAAATATCGGGCATTTATATGGTAAATAGCAGCATGCCACACATTTTAATTAGTAGTCAGTGAAGGTTGAAAAAAGAACCTGATAAATCACGTTACTTAGGCCAGACCAAAATATCGCGAAAGAAGAAGATGTGGGGTTGTCGTATTACTGGTTAAGATTTCCACTGCGTTAGAAGTTGTGCCTGCACGCGTGTTGGTTAGTACAAGAGTACATGAAAGATAAATAATGAATATTTAGATGAAAATGTCTAGAAAACAAGCGGCAAAATCTACATGTATAGTAAGTTTGTTACTATACAACCACGACATTATTTAGTTTGGCTTTTCGTGGCCACTGTTGTAAGCAGGCTGAtacattgcagtcatcaagaacagtGGTTAAGGAAAACGCACCATCTATCGAAGCTTTCAGAACAGCTGTGCCTATACTGTGAAATTGCCCACCGTGTCCTAGCAAAATATCACGATTAAAACTCATGTTGAGCCGACCGAAATGCCCCAGTCCCACATGCAATAATATTGCGGACGATTAATAAACAGAAGGTGGCCTCGCATCTCACACAAAGCTGAAGCCCGTAACTTCACAGGGATCGTGCAGAGTAACATGGGCGCAATTCAAAGAGAATAATTCTTCAAACTCTAATAAAATGTGAATCTTCTAGAGTTGGGGAAAACTGAAGGTCTCACCACTAGAAACGTTTGGTCTCTCTCAAAACAATTAACATTTTGGTGATCTTGCGCTCTCCAAACTTGGCATTCTGAGTGATGGAGAAAGGTACCGGATTCATTCAGTGTTTCTACAGGGTGATTTCGTCGTTTAGCATCCGCAGttctgactttgacgatagcttctgacagtacggcgaaattgcaAGTTCTTCGTGACTGCGTTTATCTGTTGCCTATTCAAGTGTAATAACTGAGTTTATGTCTTCGATGaatctctttctgtgtcctttgatgttcgtggctattaagtatcacgaaggcaaAGTCTCATCAcaaacatctccattgccgagtttcATTGCAGTCACAGCCAACTTATAGCTCAATGCGGCtgcaactctcttctaggataaatgttatctttggtcaatttatggtctgggctttaaacTTCGCAAATAATAGCTTCTTGAATTCTCTCcttaaagtttctgtttcgtatcatatggaattatttcattcagtcctttctttatgataagcgtTAGTATTTACATGACATTCTTCTTAATAAAACTGATCAGAGCGTAAAATTTGTGGTCAGTAACTGTCATCACTCTCAATATGACttacttttctatttctttttgcaacaaaagggtgttcaTTGTGGCTTCTATAATCGGGTTGTTACAACTGGTTGGTGGAACGTTCGGACGACAGAATACCGTTGCTGACATGTACACGAAGGACAGAGTACACGCACTTCATCCAGTCACGTTGGATCGTTCTTGTGTTAAGATGTTCTCGTGCGGCGCCAATTTCCACTGAGATCGTTCACGTTCGACTAAGTTTTAGGGTTAGTGGGGACCAGAAGTGCTGGCCattctcaaatcacaaactcaGGGATGGCCAGATCAGTTCCCAGCAAACGAAAACGAGGTCCCTCAGGTTATCGTCATTTGGCACGTCTCAGGATACATGTCGTGCTTATTGAATGCTTCGCGCTCCAGGagcattacccccccccccaccccaccctagaGGAACTTGGTTGTAGTGGCATCCTTAAACTTTCGAAATATGCCGTAAGTCAGGTTGACGCGCGTAATCACTCTTCCAACTGACTGCTATATTACCAGTAAGGATAGGAACCCTGTAACATAGCACACTGGTGGGACCCCACATTATCGCTGATACACGACCATGACATAATCTTGTCACATTGCTGAGAGTAAGATTCATGCTATGTAAAAAAGGCGAAGAGTTTCAGTTGTCTCATCACTAGTAAATTTAAACTGCTATCTTATTTTAGAAGTTCCTATCTTTATAAAAGCACATTTTTCTTCGTTGCAGTTTACGTGGTGAAACCAAAGAGCCAGTGCAAACCTTACCTGTCAGATTGTCCCAGGAACTAGGAGTATTGCAAGTCCGTTGGCTCAGCTTGGATCGTCTGCGAGGGAGTGAACACTAAATCGCTGACCTGCTGACTGAAGACATCTGCTGTTTCCAGAGGAGCCAAGAAACTTCAAGAGCGTCAGAACTTGACTCTTTTACTTACACATAACCGGTGGAATCTACACATCTTATTCTGTGTCAGTTTCTGATTACTTCACGACACGCAGTAAATTTCATTACTGTAAAGATTAGTATTAAAATCATTGCATATGTAttctttttatgtttctgttgtttctATAACAGTTGTATGCCGACGCAATAGTTTCATGACGTCAACTGTTGTATTAAACGGTAGAAGATATTTCTCTACCTACAGGTTCACGAAAATACTGACAAACTACGGCTTGTTATTAATAACATCAAATGCATTTCATCCGTTATCCACGATGACCTCCTATATTCCCAATATCCAGTTTCAACCGTAACACACTGACTGCCACGAGGACACCGGCGGCCACAGCAAAGACTCACGACTGACGCCACGGCTGGACCTTACCTGGCCTGGGAAATAAGTAAAAAATTTGTAATCCAGAGGAAATGGTGTCATATCTCACGGTTTTATATGGATTTATTGCAAGCAGTTATGGACAGTAGACTTTGAAATATCACGCCAAGTTGCGGGTTCACATTATCGAAGTAGTAAAAGTGACCGTTTACCGTCTCAATTACTTGATATTCTCGCTTGAAGCGTAAGTACAagtgcttgctgaaaagtaatgtctccgtatTTTTATATGTCAAAACTTATAAATcttcttaaataaaataaactttattaacattctacacccttTTTCTTCGTGTCACTATGTTTAACCAAACGTGAGAAaagtttcttgataccgtcaccgtagaatattttactttgttgatggagccacaacattactcctacttgcaccgcttcatcactatcaaagcgaaatcGTTTAAAAGTTTTCTTAGACTTTTGGAAAAAGATGACAGTAGGATGGGGCCTTGACGGGGTGTATGGAAGATGCTCTGTGGCCTCGTGTACAAGGTGTAGGGTTGTACACATGTCGCAGCGCTTGTGCATTCTGTAtcgttgtcatgatgaaggaaaTGTA carries:
- the LOC126236542 gene encoding uncharacterized protein LOC126236542 isoform X5, whose protein sequence is MKAALLLVAALVAVAEVHGQPEESTTANIGNETLSTGNITAESSFLGRSSYTEDDDYTICVAADNKFYLYANSVKLYSCYNQLPKVYVVKPKSQCKPYLSDCPRN